TAGCGTCATAAACCATGTGAGATATTGCCACTACGGTTATATCAGTGCCCTTTCTGCGCACGATACCTTGCCCGATGGGTACCTCGTATGGGTGTTCAGGCACATATCCCAGAGAATCATAAATCCATCTGTGCTCAAAAAACATCACAGGGTTGCCGTCTTTAACAGCAGAAATCAATAATCCTTTTACATCGTAGGGGGTCGCAGGCATGAGAACTTTTAACCCGGGTATTTGAGTAAAAAGACCATGCAAAGCCTGAGAATGCTGGCCGGCCGAGCCCCATCCCCTACCAATCAGACTTCTTATCACAAGGGGCACATTTACACTGCCCCCCGTCATATAGTACCACTTGGCTGCATGGTTTATGATTTGGTCCATACACATAGGCAGAAAGTCCGTTCTTATGTGCACAAACAGCGGTTTCATCCCTGCTATTGCAGCCCCTATGGCAACCCCCGTCATTGCGTTTTCCGCTATGGGTATATCCATGACTCTTTCACATCCAAACTCTTGTGCAAGCCCCGTGGTAGTCCCAAATACTCCACCAGGGTCATCCACCCCCTCACCCATTATAAAAAACGACGGGTCCTCTGAAAGCATCCATCTGAGTGCTTCCTTTACTGCATCGGCATAGGTTATAGTTCTCAGCCCTGGTATATGTTGCAGTTCTTTATTGTCTAAATGAACCTTTGTCCATGGCATTAGTTTTTATTTCCTCTATAGTAAACATCCTCGTACAACTGACTGATATCCGGAAACCGGCTTGCTTTTGTAAACTCTAAAGAGTCCTCTATTTCGTTGTTTATATGGGCTTCCATCTCACTGACCTCTTGTTCACTTATCAGTTGTTTTTTTAAAAGAAGCTTTTTGTAAAAATCAATCGGGCACTTCTCCAGCCACTCCTGCAGCTCTTCCTCAGGGCGGCAGCCTTTTTCGTAATCATACTCCGGACCGACATGACATCTCCAGCGATACGTAATACACTCTATCAGAGTTGGGCCGTCTCCGGCATTTGCTCTCTTTACAGCCTGTTCCATCTTATCGTAAACGCTTAGAACGTCGTTGCCGTCAATTTGAACACCAGCCATATTATAGTGCCTTGCAACAGCGGCTATATCAGGGTTAGCATGACGAATCTTTTGATGCGAATTGACGGCATAAAAATTATTCTCACAAACAAATATTACAGGTAGCTTCTTCAGAGATGCAAAGTTCAAACTCTCACAAAAAGTTCCCTCATCCACTGCGCCGTCTCCGAAAAAAGCTACGGAAACACGTGCTTCTTTTCTCATTTTAAATGCCAAAGCCGAGCCCACAGCCAGTGGAATTGAACCGGCCACTATTGCCGATGTACCGGCAATACCGTCTTCAAATGAGGTTATGTGCATAGAGCCGCCCTTGCCTTTTGAACATCCCGTGGCCTTTCCATACAGCTCCGCCGTCAAATAGCGTATGTCCATGCCTTTTGCTATACAGTGTCCGTGGTTTCTGTGCGTGCTGTATATGTAATCTTCCCTGTTTAAGTGTGCACATACGCCGGCTGCCACCGCCTCTTGCCCTATACACAAGTGTATCGGTGTTTGGATTTTACGCTGCGGGTACAACTGTCCGATTTTTTCCTCAAAACGCCTGATCTTTATCATTATATAGAGTAACCAGATATTTTTTGTTTTATTAATATCTAACACTATCGCTGCCTCCGGCCAATTAACCAAGCCCTGATATGAATTTTCCGAACACCTCTGTAACGTAATTAATTGAGGATGTTTTTATCCCGGGCCACAGGCCAATCCAAAAACTGTTTTTCATGACAACATCTGTATTAGGAAGCAGTTGGTGGTACTTTTCCGATAACTTCGCAGATGAGATAACCCCGGAATTCAACACTCTTAACAACACATCAGCATCTGTTAATGCCGGTTGCCTTAACAGATTTCCTGCAAATAATTCCCTTGTTCCAATTCTATGTGATTCTAAATATTTTACAAGATTTAACTTGTTACACTTCCCATTATTTTTTACGGTGACAGGAAAACCAAACCATGCTGGCTCACAGCCGAAAGTGGCCTCAGGCAGCAACAGATAATCTCCAAAGCCTGTCAAATCATCATATAATTGTTTAAAATTATTTTTTCTTTTCTCTATAAACCCAGGCAGGCGATTGAGTTGTGCAAGCCCTGTTGCGGCCTGCCAGTCTGTTATCTTAAGATTATATCCCAGATGGCTATATACGTACTTGTGGTCATATCCAACAGGCAAGCTCCCAAATCTCCGGTCAAACCTCTTCCCACATGTATTATCTCCTCCGGTAGGACACCAGCAATCTCTTCCCCAGTCCCTGAAAGAGGTAAGGATCCTGTAAATCTCCCTGTCGTTTGTGGCAACCGCCCCACCCTCTCCCATAGTGATATGGTGTGCGGGGTAAAAACTAAATGTTGATATGTGGCCAAACGTGCCGGTAAACTTACCATTATACTTAGTACCCAGGGCATCGCAGTTGTCCTCGATAAGCCATAGATTGTACTTGTTGCAGATTTCCAGCACCTTATCCAGATTAAATGCGTTGCCGAGGGTGTGGGCTAAAAAAACCGCCCTTGTCTTTTCCGATATGCAGTCCTCAATATGCGCTGCATCAATGTTATATGTCTGAAGCTCTATGTCGGCAAAAACCGGAATTAATCCATTTTGTACTATAGGGGCTGCCGTTGTCGGAAAACATGCTGCAACCGTTATTACCTCATCACCAGGCTTTAACCGCCTGTGTCCCAGCTTATGGGATGTCAGGGCCGACAGTGCCAATAAATTAGCCGATGACCCGGAGTTAACCGTAAGGACGTGGTTTACTCCTAAAAACCCGGCAAGTTTCTTCTCAAATAAATCATTAAATCTGCCCGTGGTTAACCACATATCCAGTGAAGCATCTATCATATTAAACAGCTCCGTCTCACCTAACACTTTCCCTGATGCTGAAATATAATCCGGCAGCTGCCCGCTCTCAACAGGCCTTAAAGCACTATAATGCGTTTGCGATGAGAACCTGACAAACATTCGTAAAAGCTCATCTAACAATGCCGGTTTCAATTTGCCGTATATACCGGCGATACTGTTGAGAAAAAGTGAGAAAGGTTTTGAAACCGGTATCCTCAAATTTAATGAATTTTCAAGCCCACAGTCGTCCCCTCTTATCTCAAATTCCCATTTTCCATTAACAACAGATTCCGAAGGCAATACAGGGAATCCTAAAAACTCCGTGTCATTAAGTGTATTGGCAATAATCACTGTCCTTTGATTATTCCCCCCGCCTACGTCCCTGAGAGCAACAACTGTACCTGCGTCCATTTCCATAATATCTCTACGGCGTGCTCATGTTGATATTTCGCTCTTTAATAAACGCCATAAAAAACTATTTTCCCCAGACTTTCCATAATCTGTCCCTGGAATTATACAGAGTGTCCAGTTCAATCTTATCCCTCAGGGTATCCATTGACTTCCAGAAGCCTGTGTGTTTATAGGCTGCCATTTTATTTTCCTTTATAATATTCTCAAGCGGTGTTTTTTCCCAAACAGTGTCGTCTCCGTCAATAAAATCAAAAATCTGAGGTTCCAATACAAAAAATCCTCCATTTATCCATCCACCGTCTCCCTTAATCTTTTCGGAAAAAGAATTCACCATGCTTGCGTCATCTATCTGTAACAAACCATATTTACCGACAGGCTGCACCGCAGTTACCGTAACATAGCCGGCATGGGTTTTGTGATATTCAAGGAGGGTGTTTATATTGACATCAGATACCCCGTCTCCGTATGTCAGCATAAATGTCTCATTTCCTATATACTTTTGGATGCGTTTAATTCTGCCTCCGGTCATTGTGTCCAGGCCCGTATTTATCAGGGTGATTTTCCATGGTTCAGCTGTAGAGTCAAGAATTTCGATACTGTTGTTCATCAAGTTGATAGTAATATCTGACAGATGGAGAAAATAGTTAGCAAAATACTCTTTAATTACATAACCCTTATAACCCAGACAAATAATAAAATCGTTAAAACCGTAGTGAGAATATATTTTTAAAATATGCCATAAAATGGGTTTTCCTCCAACCTCCACCATAGGTTTTGGACGAAACTCAGTCTCTTCACTGAGCCTGCTGCCAAGCCCCCCTGCCAAAATAACCACTTTCATAGCTTTTTCATCTTCAGGCGGAGAGCAGTCTCTGAGCTTTCGACGAAACCAACAAAGCTAATCGAATGAATGCAACTTGGTATTGTTCATACGAGAAGGCCATTTTCAATTCGTGGCTGATACTACACCACCTACTCTATAATTTTCGGCACTTTATAGAAATTACCGGTTCTATCCGGCGCATTAGAAAGGGCGTCCTCTAAGGCGATGGAATCTCTCTCGATGTCTTCCCGAAACACATTCATTAAGGGGATAACGTGCGAGGTGGGCTCTATGCCGTCTGTGTTGAGTTCGTTTAGTTTTTCAACATAGAGCAAGATGTCGTTTAACTGCTTTCCAAATATTTCAAGCTCATCGGCATCTAATTTCAGCCTGGAAAGCGCTGCTATGTGTTTTACGTCACCGGTTGTTATACCCAATGTTCTCCACCTCTCATATTTTCTCTAAGTTGGCAAATTTCAGCGCAAGCCTCTTTATACCAACCTGTGGGAAATTAACCGTCACTTTTACGTCATTTTCCTCGCCGTAACAGTCCCTCACCACCCCTATGCCCCACTTAGGGTGTTTCACCCTGCATCCGGAATTGTACGGAAATTCAACCGGCTCTTTTTTGCCCTCAGGGGCCTTTGCCGAGTTGCTTGCAGGGATTGCATTTTTTTCAAGCCACAGACAACAGTCCTTTGGTATGTCTTTAAGAAAACGGGACGGTTCCTGTTCCTGAAACCTTGCATAAAGCCTCCGCCTGCGTGCCCCCGTCATAAACAATATATCCTTTGCTCTTGTCATGCCCAGATAAAACAGCCTTCTCTCCTCATCAAGCTCCTCTTCTGATTCAGTGGCCTTAAAGTATGGAATCAGCCCATCCTCAAGGCCGGTTATAAACACTACAGGAAACTCCATCCCTTTTACATTGTGGAGGGTTGTCAGAGTGATGGCACTCTTAATTGCGGTGTCGTTGTTGTTTGTTGTTGATATGGCCACCATGTCGAGAAAATCCATCAGAGGCATGTTGCCGTTTGCAAACATCAACTCCGTTATCTCACTTAGCTCGTTTTCATCAAGAATTTCTATGTAACCGGTCAGTGTGCCGATTAGCTTAATGCCGTCTGAGACGGTGTGGACTTCAGAGCTGGAAAGAGTGTCAAGAAGGGAGACAAAAGATTTAAGTTTTTCTTTAACTTGTGCCGTCAACCCTTTGGCATTACAAACATTTTGCATAGAAGCATAGAGACTGATTCCCTCTTTTTTAGCTTCCTGTTCAAGTTTAGAAATGGTGTTTGCTGAAATTGACCGTGCCGGGAGGTTTATTATTCTCCTTATACTTACGTTATCATCGGAATTGACTATCAACCTCAGATACGATATTATGTCTTTGATTTCTTTTTTCTGGTAAAAGTTTGTACCGCCTAATACCCTAAAAGGAATTCTCTCATTTTTCAGGGCATCCTCTATTACTCTTGACTGCAACGGCACCCTGTACAGTATTGCTATATCTCCAAACACATAACTACCCTTGAGGTAAAGGTCCTTTATGTTTTTTGCTATATACTTAGCCTCATCCTCTTCCGAAATAAACCAGTAATGGCAGACTTTTTCACCAGCCGCCTTTTCAGTCCAAAGCGGTTTGGTTTTTCTGTTTCTGTTTTTTTCTATTATACTGTGTGATACATCAAGAATGTTCTTTGTGAAACGATATGCCTGCTCAAGGTTTATCGCCATGGCATCGGGAAAATCCTTTTCAAATCTGTTTAATATGTTCTCACTCTCAAGCCCCTTATACTTATAAGTAGTCTGGTCATCATCTCCGGCAACAAGAATATGTCTGTTTGTTTCAGATAAAACTTTTAACAAATAGTACTGGGAATAAGTCGAGTCCTGAAACTCATCAACCATGATATAGTTAAACAGGTTTGTGTATTTTTCTAAGATGTCGGGGTTTTCCTCAAATAGCTTTATAGTGTAAATAATGAGATCGTCATAATCAAGAGCACCGGACTTTGCCATTTCATCCTGGTAACGAACATATACTTTAATCAGTTTTTCATCAAAATCAAAATTATTGGTGGAGGATAAAATATCCTCAGGCATAAGCAGGGATGACTTAAAACAACTTATCTTAGAAAGCACCCCCTTATACAGAGCCTCATAGAGTTTCATATCACTAAGGATATGTCTTATCAACCTGCACTGATCATCATTGTCATAGATAACAAAATCCCCTTTTACAGATAATCTCGACCGCTCTTCTCTCAATATTCTGCTGCATTGGGAATAAAAAGTACCTATCCATGCCTCTTCCAGGTCCTCCGAGACAATGTACGATATCCGGCTTTTCATCTCATTGGCTGCCTTGATGGAGAAGGCGATGGCAAGCATGTTTTCGTACTTTTGCTTGTCTTTTTTGTACAGATGGCTGTACTTATGAGTTATGAGCTGAGTCTTACCGCTTCCGGCTCCGGCCAGCACAAGAATTGGAGACTCCATATGCTCGATAGCCGCACCCTGCTTAGGGTTTAACTTATCAACAGATAAATGCTCAAACATAAAGTCCACTCCTTGGATTATAGCAAATTAAGTAATAACTTTGCAATGTTTTATGCCGTGTCATAATCTATTCAACTGTTACACTTTTTGCAAGATTCCTCGGCTGGTCCACATCACAGCCCCGTATAACTGCTATATGATACGCAAGGAGCTGCAAGGGAGCAGTCATAAGCACAGAATTTAAACAGGTATTTGAAAATGGTACCGAGATAAAACTATCGGCCATGGCTTTAACATAAGGATCATCATAATTGGAAACAACAATGGTTCTGCCTCCTCTGGATTTAACCTCTTCAATATTATTTAAGACTTTTTCGTAAAGGGAATCCTTTGACAGAAGAATAACCACAGGGAGCCCGTCGTCTATAAGGGCAATAGGGCCGTGTTTCATCTCACCGGCAGGATAACCCTCGGCGTGGATGTATGAAATCTCTTTAAGCTTAAGTGCACCCTCAAGAGCTATCGGGTAGAGAATCCCCCGGCCTAGGAAAAGAAAGTCATTTGACTTATGGACGGAGCGTGCCAGTTTCTCAATCTCTGCATCCATGAGCAAAATGTGCTCAAACAACACAGGCAAATGAAGCAGGTCTTTTATCAATCCGGCTGTATCTGTGTGTTTAGGGGCAAGGGAAAGGGCAAAAAGATACAAGGAAACTAACTGAGTCACAAAAGCCTTAGTTGAGGCTACTCCTATTTCAGGCCCCGAATGGGTATAAAACACGTAATCGGACTCTCTTGATGCAGTGCTTCCAACGACGTTACAGATAGTTAAAGTTCTTGCTCCACACTTCTTAGCCTCTTTCAGGGCGGCAAGAGTATCCGCCGTTTCACCGGACTGGGTTATGGAAATAAACAAATCCCCCTTCCCTATTATGGGTTTGCGATACCTGAACTCCGAGGATATATCCACCTCAGTGGCAACACGCGCCAGTGACTCAATCATATACTTGCCGCAGAGACCGGCGTGCCATGATGTACCGCAGGCGCTTATAAAGACCTTTTTTATGTCTTTTAATTCAACGGCTGTCAGGCCAAACTCATAGAGGTTAACCTTAGCTGCATCGGAGTTGACCCTGCCCGTTATTGTGTCGGCAATTGCCCTGGGCTGTTCAAATATCTCTTTGAGCATAAAATGTTTGTAGCCGCCTTTTTCAGCCATTGCAGAGCTCCACGTAATTTTTACAGGCTCTCTGTGGACGGGGGCACCGTCTGAGTTAACAATTGAAGCAGCATCTTTGGTTAAAATTGCCAAATCCCCGTCTTCCATGAAAACAACGTCCCTCGTGCTGCTTAAAAAAGCCGGCACATCGGAGGCTGCAAAATACTCGCCGTCACCAAGCCCTATTACAAGCGGGCTGTCCTTACGTGCGCATACTATTTTTTCCGGTTGTCGTTCACTGAGCACACTTAGGGCGTAGGAGCCGTTTAAACGTTTTATAGATTTTCTAAGGGCATCCTCAAGTGATACATCCTTCTCATAGTAACCGTTTATAATGTGGCAGATTACCTCGGTATCGGTGTCGGATTTAAATGTAATACCCTTGTCTAAGAGTTCTTTTTTGAGTTCTATGAAGTTTTCTATAATTCCGTTGTGAACTATTGCAATAGGCCCCACTCTGTGGGGATGAGCATTATTTTCAGTCGGAGAGCCGTGAGTTGCCCATCTGGTATGCCCTATGCCCACACAGCTCTGAGGTTTTAACTGGTTAACCTTATTGACAAGCTCGTTTATTTTTCCCTTACACCGGACTATCTCCATCTTGCTCTCCGTATTTATATAGGCCAGGCCGGCAGAGTCGTATCCTCTGTATTCAAGTTTTTTCAAGCCGTCTAAAATCAGGCCGGCTGCATTGTTTTTGCCAATGTATCCTATTATTCCACACATGGATTATTCCCCTTTAGCCGGGCGCTTTTTTAACGTCCAGCCGGCAATGTGTTGCTGTTTACTACGGGCTACGGCAAGGGTATCCTCAGGCACATCTTTTGTTATTGTGGAACCGGCCCCTACCGTGGCATTTTTATTAATTGTCACAGGGGCTACAAGCTGTGTGCCGCTTCCTATGAAAACTCCGTCTTTGATGACCGTTTTGTGCTTGTTTTTACCGTCATAGTTACACGTTATCGTCCCTGCCCCAATGTTTATATCCGTACCAAGCTCAGAGTCCCCGATGTAGGTCAGATGTGAGGCTTTGGAGTTATAGCCGATTTGGGAGTTTTTTATCTCCACAAAATTCCCAATCTTACCCTTTGGGCCTATCACTGAGCCGGGCCTTATATGGGCAAACGGCCCTATGGCGGAGTCTGTGAGAATTTTTGACTTTTCCACCACAGTTGAGTCTTTAATTACAACTCCATCTTCCAGTACCGTGTCGAGAAGCCTTACATTTGGATAAATCGTACAGTTTGAGCCTATGTGAGTATCCCCCTCAATCACCACATTTGGATAAACAACAGTGTCTTTTCCTATTGTAACACCGGGGGAGATAAACACCGAATCAATATCCATAAGCGTAACTCCGTTTCCCATCCAAAGTTCCGCTATATCTCTTTGCATAACCCTCTGTGCCGTTAAAAGTTCCTGCCTTGAGTTTATTCCTAAAAACTCCTTTTCGTTATCGGCTTTAAAAGCGGCTGTCTTAAGCTTTTCCTTTATGGATAATTCCACTATGTCGGTTAAATAATACTCACCGTTTTTTTCATTTTTCCCGATTTTTTCAAGAAGCGGCATAACAGCTGAACTAATAACATAAAATCCGCTGTTTACCTCGGTAATGCTTTTAACCTCTTCTGAGGCGTCGTTGTGCTCAACAATCCGGCTGATTTCGTTATCCACCATGCTTCTTACAATACGCCCGTATGCTGCCGGCACTGAGGCATCAAAGGTAACAACTGTAAGATCATTTCCTTTATTTACATGGAATTTTATAACATTTTCTAAAGTTTTACTTTTAATAAGTGGAGTGTCTCCGGTAACAACCACTATCAGGTCATATGAGTCATTAATACTATTAACTGCTGCCTTAAGGGCATCTGCCGTACCAAGTGGTTCTTTTTGATAAACAAACTCCACTGAACCGTCTTTTGCAATGTCTTTAATTCCCTCCGTGTGGTGCGATATTACAACAACGGTTTTCTCAACATTGGACGTTTCAGACAAACAATCCATCGAGTAGCTAATCATGGGTTTACCTAAAATCCTGTGCAGCACTTTCGGCTGAGAAGAATTCATCCTCTTTCCCAGCCCGGCCGCCAAAATTACACCGCAGATTTTCATGTTTTCAACTTCTTTCCTTCTGAATTTTTGTATCGTATTTTTCAGGCATATTATTGTCTTAACTCAACACGCATCTTAAGCTCGATGATTTTAGTGTCTCTAAGGAGCTTGATGATTACAAAATCATCAGGTTTTTTAGTGGAAAGCATTTTCATTATATCTTGCATATAAGCAACCTTAACACCGTTTACCTCAAGTATTACATCACCTCCGAGATAAACAGATGTGCCACTTATATTTACCGGTCTGTTACCGCCCCTGATACCTGCCTTATAAGCAGGGCCTCCGATAACAACCTCTGAAACCAAAATACCCCTGTTTACCGGCAGTCCGACGGCTTTGGAGAGATTTTCCCAAAGTGGCAAACCCACTATCCCCATCCATGGCCTTCTTGTTCTGCCGTACTTTATTAAGTCCGGGATAAGGCCCTTAGCAGTGTTTATCGGTATGGCAAAACCTATTCCGATATTTCCGCCTGAGGGCGTAAATATAGCCGAGTTTATACCTATCATTTTTCCCTCGGTATCGAGAAGCGGGCCGCCGGAGTTTCCAGGATTTATAGGCGTATCTGTCTGTATGACGTCCTCTATGACCCGGCCATGTTCTGTAGTGAGCGGCCTGCCGGTTGCGCTGATTATGCCGGCGGTAAGTGTGGAGTTTAGTCCAAAAGGATTACCTATAGCAAAAACCCGCTGCCCCGGCTGCAAGCCCTCGGAGTTTCCAAATTCAAGTGCCTTAAAGGTAGTGGGAGTTTCAGTTAGGATTTTTATTATAGCCAGGTCGCTGTCTGCGTCGGCACCGATAAACTTAGCCTTAAATTTTTTACCGTCATTCATGACAATGGTAATGTCCGAGGTGTCTTCAACAACGTGGTAATTGGTAACAACGTAACCGTCCTGGGATATTATTGAGCCGGAACCGGAGCCTTTTTGCGGATAAACGGAAAAGAAATCTCTCATTAATGTTGTTGTGGTTATATTTACAACAGAGGGACTGGCATTTTTGAAGACGGAAATATTTATTTCTTCCTCAGGGGTAAGCTTTGCCCCTGTTGCAATACCATGAGTTAAAACAAGTACAAGAAATATAATAAGCCTTTTAATTGTCATGTGCAGGCTGTAGAGCAGTCATAATTCTCAGGAAGCATCAGCAAGAAAGCCCTCCGGCATGTCGAAGTTGGCGTAAATATTCTGAACGTCCTCAAGCTCATCAAGGGCATCCATAAGCCTTAGCAGTTGCCCTGCTGTAGCGGAATCCACGGAAACATAATTGCCGGGAACCATGGTAATATCTGAAGAGGAGACAACAATACCGGCGGAGATAACAGCACTTTTCACTGTCTCCACAGAGTCGGGAGCAGTTATTATCTCGTAGCTTTCGTCTTCCGGCTCATTTTTCATGTCCTCAGCCCCGGACTCCAGCGCTATTGTCATCAGCTGCTCTTCAGAGGCTGCCTTTTTGTCAACAACTATAGTACCCTTTTTTGAAAACATCCAGGAAACACATCCTGTTTCACCGAGATTGCCGCCGCTTTTAGTGAGAAGTCTTCTGATTTCCGCCACAGTCCTGTTTCTGTTGTCAGTCATTGCCTCAATAAGGAGAGCTACTCCCGCAGGACCGTATCCCTCATACATTATCTCCTCATACATAGTACCAGGCAGCTCACCTGTACCCTTCTGTACTGCTCTTTTTATATTATCATAGGGCATATTCTCTTCTTTAGCTTTTTCAATAGCACCGCGAAGGCGGGCATTACCGTCGGGGTCACCACCGCCTATTCTTGCCGCCACAGTTATCTCCTTTACAATTTTGGAAAAAACCTTTCCTCTTTTAGAATCCGTTGTTGCTTTTTTTCTTTTTATCTGAGCCCATTTAGAATGCCCTGCCATCATACCCCCGGTTATATATATCTATCAATATCTATCAAAGCACACCTCACATTATAATATAAGCTGCACTAAAAATTCATTATTTTTTTTCGTTTGGTTAATTAAAATAAAAATATTGGTTTCTGCTTTGAACTTGGCTACTATTTTAACCAATTGGGCTATCTTTCATGTTTCTATCATAAGTATCTCTGGCAAAAAGTTTTTGTCATCTTCTGACTGCAGCTTGGTATTAGTATGATAGTAGTTTGCTAAGAGCGATATATCACTCTAAAAAAATATGCTTTTCAGTAGTAGAAATGATATACTGAGGATAGTAAGTAAAACATTGTTTTTATAACTGTACGGGTGTATTAATAAATTTAAAAAGTATGGGGCGGAAATAGACTAATGTTAGTTACCGTTGTTTAAAATATTAAGAGCAGGGGAGCTGTTATTTTGGTTAATGATGATAAACAGACTGTTTTAAGTGCCAATCTGAATGTTTTCAGAAGGTATTTTTTGATTATACTTGTTACTGTTGTGATAGTGACTTTTATTATTACGTACTATCTGGGGCCTACATTTTCCGAATATGCCTGCAAGGCTTTGAGTATAGGCAAAACGGCGTCGGAATCCATCTTTTACACAGCCTGGTTGTTTCTTATTTTTGTTCTGATTTTTTTTGTAAGTAGTTATACTTTAAAGGCGGCCTCTAAAAGAGTACTGAAGAGGATGGAAAAGGAAACAGACAAAATTGACCACTGTTATAAGTTATTGATAGCTAAATTGAGCAGCTATTTTATCTCACAGCGACAATTAACTAGACTTACGAACGCTCAGATGGAAGACATCATAAAATCAACGGATTCTGCATCTTTTGAGATAATTGCCCATCTTAAATCTATAGACGAGTCAATATCAGAGATGCTTCAGACCCTTGCAAGGCTAAAAAGCGAGTCTGAGGAACTATCCGACGCATCCCGCACTACAATAGAGGAAAACGAAAAAACCCTCTCCACCGTACATGATTACATGACACATCGCCTTGAGGAGGCAGATAAGGACTTTGAGCTGGGCAAAGAGCTTACGGGGAAATCTAACCACATGTCCGGTCTGATAAAGCTCCTTAAAGACATCAGCGACCAGACAAACCTTCTTGCATTAAATGCAGCAATAGAGGCGGCACGTGCCGGTGAGATGGGAAGAGGGTTTGCCGTTGTTGCCGATGAGGTAAGAAAACTTTCACAAAAATCTCATGAATCCACTGCTGAGATAGGAACTGCAATAATGGACGTTGCAAAGATTATTGAGCATAGGTTTCAGGCGGAAATAAATAAACAAGTACATGAAGCAGAGCACG
Above is a window of Nitrospirae bacterium YQR-1 DNA encoding:
- a CDS encoding alpha-ketoacid dehydrogenase subunit beta encodes the protein MPWTKVHLDNKELQHIPGLRTITYADAVKEALRWMLSEDPSFFIMGEGVDDPGGVFGTTTGLAQEFGCERVMDIPIAENAMTGVAIGAAIAGMKPLFVHIRTDFLPMCMDQIINHAAKWYYMTGGSVNVPLVIRSLIGRGWGSAGQHSQALHGLFTQIPGLKVLMPATPYDVKGLLISAVKDGNPVMFFEHRWIYDSLGYVPEHPYEVPIGQGIVRRKGTDITVVAISHMVYDAMRACGMLSAENIEVELIDPRCLKPLDEELICESVKKTGRLVVADVSCPYGGAGAEIAAMVADKAFKYLKAPIKRVNFPDVPTPASGLLEEAYYPDAADIIKTIKELL
- a CDS encoding thiamine pyrophosphate-dependent dehydrogenase E1 component subunit alpha produces the protein MLDINKTKNIWLLYIMIKIRRFEEKIGQLYPQRKIQTPIHLCIGQEAVAAGVCAHLNREDYIYSTHRNHGHCIAKGMDIRYLTAELYGKATGCSKGKGGSMHITSFEDGIAGTSAIVAGSIPLAVGSALAFKMRKEARVSVAFFGDGAVDEGTFCESLNFASLKKLPVIFVCENNFYAVNSHQKIRHANPDIAAVARHYNMAGVQIDGNDVLSVYDKMEQAVKRANAGDGPTLIECITYRWRCHVGPEYDYEKGCRPEEELQEWLEKCPIDFYKKLLLKKQLISEQEVSEMEAHINNEIEDSLEFTKASRFPDISQLYEDVYYRGNKN
- the rfbH gene encoding lipopolysaccharide biosynthesis protein RfbH, translating into MEMDAGTVVALRDVGGGNNQRTVIIANTLNDTEFLGFPVLPSESVVNGKWEFEIRGDDCGLENSLNLRIPVSKPFSLFLNSIAGIYGKLKPALLDELLRMFVRFSSQTHYSALRPVESGQLPDYISASGKVLGETELFNMIDASLDMWLTTGRFNDLFEKKLAGFLGVNHVLTVNSGSSANLLALSALTSHKLGHRRLKPGDEVITVAACFPTTAAPIVQNGLIPVFADIELQTYNIDAAHIEDCISEKTRAVFLAHTLGNAFNLDKVLEICNKYNLWLIEDNCDALGTKYNGKFTGTFGHISTFSFYPAHHITMGEGGAVATNDREIYRILTSFRDWGRDCWCPTGGDNTCGKRFDRRFGSLPVGYDHKYVYSHLGYNLKITDWQAATGLAQLNRLPGFIEKRKNNFKQLYDDLTGFGDYLLLPEATFGCEPAWFGFPVTVKNNGKCNKLNLVKYLESHRIGTRELFAGNLLRQPALTDADVLLRVLNSGVISSAKLSEKYHQLLPNTDVVMKNSFWIGLWPGIKTSSINYVTEVFGKFISGLG
- the rfbF gene encoding glucose-1-phosphate cytidylyltransferase, translating into MKVVILAGGLGSRLSEETEFRPKPMVEVGGKPILWHILKIYSHYGFNDFIICLGYKGYVIKEYFANYFLHLSDITINLMNNSIEILDSTAEPWKITLINTGLDTMTGGRIKRIQKYIGNETFMLTYGDGVSDVNINTLLEYHKTHAGYVTVTAVQPVGKYGLLQIDDASMVNSFSEKIKGDGGWINGGFFVLEPQIFDFIDGDDTVWEKTPLENIIKENKMAAYKHTGFWKSMDTLRDKIELDTLYNSRDRLWKVWGK
- the gatC gene encoding Asp-tRNA(Asn)/Glu-tRNA(Gln) amidotransferase subunit GatC produces the protein MGITTGDVKHIAALSRLKLDADELEIFGKQLNDILLYVEKLNELNTDGIEPTSHVIPLMNVFREDIERDSIALEDALSNAPDRTGNFYKVPKIIE
- a CDS encoding DUF3553 domain-containing protein; this encodes MFEHLSVDKLNPKQGAAIEHMESPILVLAGAGSGKTQLITHKYSHLYKKDKQKYENMLAIAFSIKAANEMKSRISYIVSEDLEEAWIGTFYSQCSRILREERSRLSVKGDFVIYDNDDQCRLIRHILSDMKLYEALYKGVLSKISCFKSSLLMPEDILSSTNNFDFDEKLIKVYVRYQDEMAKSGALDYDDLIIYTIKLFEENPDILEKYTNLFNYIMVDEFQDSTYSQYYLLKVLSETNRHILVAGDDDQTTYKYKGLESENILNRFEKDFPDAMAINLEQAYRFTKNILDVSHSIIEKNRNRKTKPLWTEKAAGEKVCHYWFISEEDEAKYIAKNIKDLYLKGSYVFGDIAILYRVPLQSRVIEDALKNERIPFRVLGGTNFYQKKEIKDIISYLRLIVNSDDNVSIRRIINLPARSISANTISKLEQEAKKEGISLYASMQNVCNAKGLTAQVKEKLKSFVSLLDTLSSSEVHTVSDGIKLIGTLTGYIEILDENELSEITELMFANGNMPLMDFLDMVAISTTNNNDTAIKSAITLTTLHNVKGMEFPVVFITGLEDGLIPYFKATESEEELDEERRLFYLGMTRAKDILFMTGARRRRLYARFQEQEPSRFLKDIPKDCCLWLEKNAIPASNSAKAPEGKKEPVEFPYNSGCRVKHPKWGIGVVRDCYGEENDVKVTVNFPQVGIKRLALKFANLEKI